The sequence AAACGTCTTGGCCCCAGCGCGATGGATCAGATCATGCTTTATCTGGCTTTCAGTGCCATGCGGACCAGTGGGCACAGGCATGGGGCATTTCTAGATGCAGCAGCCACGGCGGCCAAGTGTGCGATTTATATGACCTATTTAGAGCAGGGACAAAACCTGCGAATGACAGGGCATTTACATCACCTAGAGCCAAAGCGGGTAAAAATCATTGTAGAGGAAGTCAGACAAGCGCTGACTGAGGGCAAACTGTTGAAGATGCTGGGTTCCCAAGAACCACGGTATTTGATACAACTGCCTTATGTGTGGATAGAGAAATATCCTTGGCGTCCGGGGCGATCCCGCATTCCGGGGACAAGCCTAACCAGTGAAGAAAAAAGGCAAATTGAACAGAAATTGCCTAACAATTTACCTGATGCTCAACTGACCACCTCGTTTGAGTTTCTGGAATTAATTGAATTTCTGCACAAGCGATCGCAAGAAGATATGCCACTCCAGCACCAAATGCCTTTGAGCGAAGCTTTGGCAGAGCACATCAAGCGCCGCCTACTTTACTCAGGGACAGTGGCACGCATCGATTCTCCTTGGGGAATGCCTTTCTATGCACTTACCCGTCCCTTTTATGCCCCAGCCGACGATCAAGAGCGCACTTACATCATGGTAGAAGATACCGCCCGGTATTTTCGGATGATGAAAGATTGGGCAGAAAAGCGACCGAATGCGATGCGGGTTTTGGAAGAACTGGACATCCCACCAGAGCGATTTGAGCAAGCGATGGCAGAGTTAGATGAGGTAATCCGCGCCTGGGCAGATAAATATCATCAAGACGATGGCATTCCCATGCTGCTACAAATGGTGTTTGGTAAAAAAGAAGACTAATATGCTCGCCATCACTTAACCTAGTTTGCAGTAATTTTAACTAGCTTTTAGTGCCTAGAATCCACTGCCGAGTGGATTCACATCATGGCACTGCCAGGGTAGCCCATGAGCTAAAGTCTTCTCAACTAGTTTATCTACTATTTGGTGGCGCTACTATTGGGTCTGTAGCCGGAACACTGATGAATCCCGCAGGTTTGATAATTGGCGGTGTAGACCCAGACGTCAAGCCGCTAACTCTGTCGCTAGCATCGATACAAGTATCTAAAGCCCTAATCGGCGCCAAGTCTTTGACTTCACTACGCAAACCCACTACACATTGAGCAAAGCGCACGGGTAACAAACTGCGACCGCAATAACTCAAAGCTGAGGGATTAACTGCCCCTTGAGTATTCAAACTAATATTAACTACACAAGTAGCCAACTCTTCCGGGCGTCTAACTAATCTACAACCAGCAAGAGCCTCTGTAGCAGCGATTTTAGCTTCCTGGCTAATTTTCACCACACAAGTAGACAATTCTCTGGGACGTAATGCTTTAGCACAGGCCGATAAGGCTGCATCTGGAGTGACACCCACCTTG is a genomic window of Fortiea contorta PCC 7126 containing:
- the hetR gene encoding heterocyst differentiation master regulator HetR, which codes for MSNDIDLIKRLGPSAMDQIMLYLAFSAMRTSGHRHGAFLDAAATAAKCAIYMTYLEQGQNLRMTGHLHHLEPKRVKIIVEEVRQALTEGKLLKMLGSQEPRYLIQLPYVWIEKYPWRPGRSRIPGTSLTSEEKRQIEQKLPNNLPDAQLTTSFEFLELIEFLHKRSQEDMPLQHQMPLSEALAEHIKRRLLYSGTVARIDSPWGMPFYALTRPFYAPADDQERTYIMVEDTARYFRMMKDWAEKRPNAMRVLEELDIPPERFEQAMAELDEVIRAWADKYHQDDGIPMLLQMVFGKKED